The proteins below come from a single Stigmatopora argus isolate UIUO_Sarg chromosome 11, RoL_Sarg_1.0, whole genome shotgun sequence genomic window:
- the cuedc2 gene encoding CUE domain-containing protein 2 translates to MDLQKIIHGALQDFLLTYIPDADLSTLDDVLLSYITGVLEDLGSQQSVEENFDVEVFAEMLEAYIPGFAEIDSVKVCEMMFSLASTLAKARISVDGENSMVGTRDCLSKIADRRLSEPQSGRDMQCLQAQTEGATAKFAAPELETQEQHLLEMFPKCSLSEARNALSIAKGDMEEAVRLIIEGDVQLSPTPLNVNQGKNISSVGDQKLKESILEKYMLVDNEEDKKTHRPVAPKEAPKKLVRYHSNQVVSTKGERYQVVKKNETDDLKKTYVNLKPARKYRFH, encoded by the exons ATGGACCTCCAAAAAATCATCCACGGTGCGTTGCAGGACTTCTTACTGACTTACATCCCTGATGCAGATCTCAG CACTTTGGATGACGTCCTGCTTTCATACATCACCGGAGTTCTAGAAGATCTCGGCTCCCAGCAGAGTGTGGAGGAGAACTTTGATGTGGAGGTCTTCGCTGAGATGCTCGAGGCGTACATACCGGGTTTTGCCGAAATTGACAG TGTCAAAGTCTGTGAAATGATGTTCAGTCTGGCGTCCACGCTCGCTAAAGCCCGAATTTCAG TGGACGGAGAAAACAGCATGGTTGGAACACGGGACTGCTTGTCTAAAATTGCAGATCGACGATTGAGTGAACCCCAGTCTGGCCGGGATATGCAGTGCTTACAAGCACAGACGGAGGGCGCCACCGCTAAA TTTGCAGCACCGGAACTGGAAACTCAGGAGCAGCACCTTCTGGAAATGTTCCCAAAATGCAGCCTGTCCGAAGCCCGAAATGCTCTATCTATCGCCAAAGGCGATATGGAAGAAGCCGTACGCCTCATCATCGAGGGCGATGTCCAACTCAGCCCTACACCGCTGAAC GTAAATCAGGGGAAAAATATCTCCTCAGTGGGGGATCAAAAACTGAAAGAAAGCATCCTTGAGAA ATACATGCTGGTCGACAACGAAGAGGACAAGAAAACGCATCGACCCGTTGCCCCCAAAGAG GCTCCAAAGAAACTTGTTCGCTACCATAGCAACCAGGTGGTGAGCACCAAAGGTGAACGCTATCAGGTGGTGAAGAAGAATGAAACGGATGACCTGAAGAAGACGTATGTCAACCTCAAGCCGGCTCGCAAATACCGATTTCATTGA